The Microbacterium sp. LWH7-1.2 genome window below encodes:
- a CDS encoding glycosyltransferase family 4 protein: MPATEPRIAIAYDCFFPLQTGGGERVYRRMAELLVDRGAHVTYVTRSEWGTDAAPHVPFDLHGVWRGEIYDANGTRTTSSAVAFAFGLFRHFVRRRNAYDAVVVAALPVLNVFAVRLALLGSGTRLVVDWLEIWSARKWRAYAGRVTGTIAWVLQSLAVRVGDVATVNSGFTRDRLRVYRPKARPIVLGLVDLVGSEPEASVVPSEPPTLLFVGRHIPDKRLDALPGALAHARRELPELVAQIAGRGPETDRVRAAAAAAGVAHVIEFVGRVDDDDLRRRYRAAAALVNPSAREGFGLVVPEAAAAATPSVVVAGDDNAAVELVEPGVNGAIATDVSAAALGEAIVRVVSAGAALRASTLAWFERERVERGLGRSVDELLRRLGY, from the coding sequence ATGCCCGCGACTGAGCCGAGGATCGCGATCGCGTACGACTGCTTCTTTCCGCTGCAGACCGGAGGCGGCGAGCGCGTCTACCGCCGGATGGCCGAGTTGCTCGTCGATCGCGGCGCGCACGTCACGTACGTGACCCGCTCGGAGTGGGGAACGGATGCCGCGCCTCATGTGCCGTTCGACCTGCACGGCGTCTGGCGGGGCGAGATCTACGACGCGAACGGCACCCGCACGACCTCGAGCGCGGTGGCTTTCGCGTTCGGGCTGTTCCGGCACTTCGTGCGCCGGCGCAACGCGTACGACGCGGTCGTGGTCGCGGCGCTGCCGGTGCTGAACGTCTTCGCGGTTCGCCTTGCACTGCTCGGCAGTGGCACGCGCCTGGTCGTGGACTGGCTCGAGATATGGTCCGCGCGCAAGTGGCGGGCGTACGCGGGCCGGGTCACAGGCACGATCGCGTGGGTGCTCCAGTCACTCGCGGTCCGGGTCGGCGATGTCGCCACCGTCAACAGTGGATTCACCCGGGATCGGCTGCGGGTGTACCGACCCAAGGCACGGCCGATCGTCCTGGGGCTGGTCGACCTGGTGGGGTCGGAGCCTGAAGCCTCGGTCGTTCCGTCCGAGCCGCCCACGCTGCTGTTCGTGGGCCGCCACATCCCTGACAAGCGGCTCGACGCGCTTCCGGGTGCCCTCGCGCACGCGCGGCGGGAACTCCCCGAGCTCGTCGCGCAGATCGCAGGGCGAGGTCCCGAGACGGACCGCGTCCGTGCGGCCGCGGCCGCGGCGGGCGTCGCCCACGTCATCGAGTTCGTGGGCCGCGTCGACGACGACGATCTGCGTCGCCGGTATCGCGCAGCCGCCGCGCTCGTGAACCCGTCCGCCCGCGAGGGCTTCGGGCTCGTCGTCCCTGAGGCGGCCGCGGCCGCGACCCCGAGCGTCGTCGTCGCGGGGGACGACAACGCGGCCGTCGAGCTCGTCGAGCCGGGCGTCAACGGCGCGATCGCGACGGACGTGTCGGCTGCCGCGCTCGGCGAGGCCATCGTGCGCGTGGTGAGCGCGGGAGCGGCGTTGCGCGCATCGACACTGGCGTGGTTCGAGCGCGAGCGTGTCGAGCGCGGGCTCGGCCGCTCGGTCGACGAGTTGCTGCGGCGACTCGGATACTGA